tattaattttgaaaatgaatttcgGATATTTTTGCTTAGAAAAAATTCTCACCCTAGTTTAGTAGGAAATGtacaactaataataataaaaagccaataataagaataaaatctcTTATATGTGACATTCAGATGTCTAAcattaaatgattattaattaatgattgatCTCCCCTTCATAAAGCATTCaagatatttaaaacaattatggACCTTTAAAATGGGGAGCCCTTACTTATTCATTCACTCATTCACTCACATTCAAACGGTCTAAAGACGCCAATACAATATGCTTGTCCTAGTTGTAGATGACGACGCGATTGTGCGAAGAATTCACAGTATGTTCTTCAAAAAACACGGATTTGAAACAATGGCGGTGGAAAACGGACAAGAGGCTGTCAACTTGTATCGATCGGGCACGCGGTTTCACTTGGTTCTAATGGACATGGAAATGCCTGTTATGGATGGCCCCAAGgttcttttatctttctttttctttttattcaagAATCTACCGTTTATCATCTT
This is a stretch of genomic DNA from Impatiens glandulifera chromosome 4, dImpGla2.1, whole genome shotgun sequence. It encodes these proteins:
- the LOC124934476 gene encoding two-component response regulator ARR22-like, with the translated sequence MLVLVVDDDAIVRRIHSMFFKKHGFETMAVENGQEAVNLYRSGTRFHLVLMDMEMPVMDGPKATRELRAMGVNSMIVGITSCDKDEERQAFLEAGLDNCYNKPLTTNVVVSLVQDLANKNQ